In Archocentrus centrarchus isolate MPI-CPG fArcCen1 chromosome 21, fArcCen1, whole genome shotgun sequence, the following are encoded in one genomic region:
- the htr1fa gene encoding 5-hydroxytryptamine receptor 1F → MDFPNYTEGVFATSNGSRNDSLETTELPPSEILLTITLSVLAILTTFFNCLVITAIAVTRKLHHPANYLICSLAVTDLLVAVLVMPFSIIYIQKKSWVMGQVVCTFWLSVDVTCCTCSILHLAAIAIDRYRAITDAVEYSRKRTGARAGAMVAVVWLLSILISLPPLLWQHYGGNEEHEDECIIIHPHMAFTLYSTLGAFYIPLLLILILYYKIYLAAQTLYMRREASRASRHSCMTNGSMIPSSYPAGDGDVDGGPRSPEPVSPPEKSFSEPSTEETPRERVRVSVKAFKCKSRRHESRSESRRSQFYQGPRISGSRERRAASTLGLIIGAFVICWLPFFVKELIVNTCGSCSTSGEMADFLTWLGYLNSLINPLIYTIFNEDFKKAFQKLVRCSHYL, encoded by the coding sequence ATGGATTTCCCCAATTACACTGAAGGGGTGTTTGCCACAAGCAATGGTAGCAGGAATGACTCACTGGAGACCACTGAACTTCCCCCCAGTGAAATCCTGCTTACTATAACTCTGTCTGTGCTGGCCATCCTCACTACATTCTTCAACTGCCTGGTGATAACAGCTATTGCAGTCACTCGCAAGTTGCACCACCCAGCCAACTACCTCATCTGCTCATTAGCAGTGACTGACCTCCTGGTGGCTGTGCTGGTCATGCCCTTCAGTATCATCTACATCCAGAAAAAGAGCTGGGTCATGGGTCAGGTGGTGTGTACCTTCTGGTTAAGTGTGGATGTCACCTGTTGCACATGCTCCATCCTGCACCTTGCTGCAATTGCCATTGACCGTTACCGGGCCATCACTGATGCGGTGGAATACTCTCGCAAACGCACAGGGGCCAGGGCTGGTGCAATGGTGGCAGTGGTGTGGCTCTTGTCTATCCTCATTTCACTCCCTCCTCTGTTGTGGCAACACTACGGTGGGAATGAAGAGCATGAAGACGAGTGCATCATCATCCATCCTCATATGGCCTTCACCCTTTATTCCACACTCGGAGCATTTTATATTCCACTGCtgctcatcctcatcctctacTATAAAATCTATCTGGCTGCTCAGACCCTCTATATGCGCAGGGAGGCTAGCCGGGCTAGCCGTCATTCATGCATGACCAATGGCAGCATGATCCCATCGTCCTATCCTGCTGGAGATGGCGATGTTGATGGTGGGCCTCGAAGTCCTGAGCCTGTAAGCCCACCAGAAAAGTCTTTCTCTGAACCCTCAACTGAGGAAACTCCACGTGAACGGGTCCGCGTCTCTGTAAAGGCTTTTAAGTGCAAGTCACGCCGACATGAGTCACGCAGTGAATCACGTCGGAGCCAGTTCTACCAAGGACCTCGGATCTCAGGCTCACGCGAGCGTAGAGCGGCATCCACATTGGGGTTGATAATAGGGGCCTTTGTCATCTGTTGGTTGCCATTTTTTGTCAAGGAATTGATTGTCAATACCTGCGGTTCTTGCAGTACTTCGGGGGAAATGGCTGACTTTCTTACATGGTTGGGTTACCTTAATTCTCTGATCAACCCCCTCATCTACACCATCTTCAATGAAGACTTCAAAAAAGCCTTCCAAAAACTTGTGAGGTGCAGTCATTACCTCTGA